TTAGCACCTCTAAGGGGAATAGTAGTAGAAAACATTAGTAGCCAAAACAGGTTCTATCCTGCTTGGGATACATCACaaagtgaaactttttttaTGTTGGTCCATGCCAGTATCGTATATCTGACTTTACAGTCAGATCAAAAGAGGTGCAACGTAAGACTTTCTGTGGtatcatgcttttttttgttttttttttttttttttttttttttgggtgaaTGTCCTGTGATGTCCTGACAAGGATGATCACGTTAAGCTTCTTGGGAAAGGTATTTGGTTTCTCAAATATTCTGTAGCTATTCACTATATAGTTTCAAGAACTTATGACTGTCATTGAGGCTTATAACCTAGAGCACATCAGCTAGTAATTTATAATTCTCTTTAAATGCTAATATGAGTGCATGTGCCTATCTTCTGTATAGACAGGGTACTCTATCCGTACAACCTTCCACacaaggtggttttttttttttttttttttttttttttttttcctgtcctgtgTTGCTTGTATGCTTATGGAATGGGGAAACAGTCTAAAGTGATTTTGGAAGGCAATGCAAATTTCTTCTCATATACTAAATCATTGTTTTTACCAGCTGGAAGAATAACCAGAGGGAAATAAATACGTGGTGGTTGATTTGCTTGCTGGCAGGCTTTCAGTGAGTTACAAATAGAGGGAGCCGCAAAGTACTGTACTATTTATAGCTGTATTCCCTGTCAGCCTGGATTACCTTGTCTGCTTGTTACATTTGTCACAAACCCCAGTACAGACAGCTGTCAGCTCAAGCCTTGTGCACTCAGGTTTTTCTCCCATTGTGCTGTAAGTACCTGGGAACTTTTCCCTGCTTGCCCAGAGGCCTAGAGGGCAATCTTGATAAGTCCTTTTCTCATGGAACAGCACAGTTTCTGGCTAAATGGCTTTCTAACATACAGAGGTGGAAGGGTCACAAATTCCTTGGGTCGTTGCTTCGGTTCACAATTAACTGAGGAAAAATGTTCTCACTggttgaaagagaaaatggaaggaacACCAACAACAAACCTATGGAAGCCTgaacttctttttcctgtgaatcTCCAGGCTCCAGAGGCCCTGACTGCATCCTTTTTCATGGGTAGTCTCACAAAGGCAGACTGTAGTGCAATCTGAGGTTTTGTGTTAGCTGAACTTCCCTTGTGTGCTACTTTAAACAggcaaatttttaaaacagcctTATCTTCTACTTTGGACATCTGGTGGAAGTCTGCgggagaacagaacaaaacGGTGTTCAAACCTAGGAGTGCAATGATTACTTTGTTTCACatcacttctgttttgaaaaccaAACTTGGATATGTTTTCAAATCCAAACGAAACAGCATAACTCAGCCATCCATGAACACGGATAAATATTGCACATGAatcaaaaacacttttcaaatgCCCACAcaattcttttttgttgttgttgttgttcagtgAAATACCAGAATAGTGATTACAAATTAGTCAGATACTATGTCATAAGTTAAAAGACCTCGATTCTAAGGAGTAATTTGCATATACTTAAATCtcttgtaaaataataataataactaaacTCCTGATTGTGCCTTTTTAAAGATGCATGAACTTTTTTGCATAAGAAGCAAGCAGCCTTTTCATTAGCAGTTTATTTGTATTACCCTTGACTCCTTTAATAAAAAAGAGGTGTGAGAAAGGACAGGTGGATGCATCTCTTAAATTACATTGATCCAACCACGCAGTTACTTTCGATAAAGCCTACTTAAATAagattgctgttttatttttgtgatgctTCTTTAGGATTTCTCTGTCAAACTCAAATTTTTAAAGCGATACCTGGTTTCTTTCACTTGGGACAGAAAGCAAGAGTAGTTAACCAAAAAAGTGAATCGAGTCAAAACTTAGTGAAGATCCAGGAaggaaggggcagggaggaCCTGTGCTCAGCGTATTCCTGTAATAAATTAGATTTGAATTTTGACTTCCAGTATTTCAGTTCTTACGGCGCATCCTATGTGGTAAGTAGCTGGTAGATAATCAGGAGACTTCTGTAGAAGTGGGATGTCATTTCACCGTGTACTTAGTTGCAATATACCTAACCACACGCTTGTTATGATTAACATTAGTTCCACTCTAGTATTCAGTATTCACACTTGTCACAACTCTCTTTTCCCAAAGTAAAACCAGCAGATTTTTGAGGGCATGCAGCTGAAAAATAGGAGCAACAGCCAGCCTAGGAAGCACTTGCATACACAGTgttaatgtgaaatattttatatgatgGCTCCATACTTAGATACTTGAAGTATGCATAGTAAATAGCAGCACTTGGTTTGAGGAATATTGATACTTCTAGTTTAAATTATAGGCTGTTTAATCAGATACGTAATTAATGAAAGTGAGACAATGCATCAGGTGTTTATCACTCTGTCACATCCCTTTAATTAAACTTTAGAAGTCATCTACAGCCAagacttaattttaatttttatttttcccacaaGTTGCTTTAGGCGGAAGAGAGATTGCACACTTGCAatataattctatttttattaatttttatcacAGTATCTGGTGGATAAGCAGTATTAAAGCCAAGCACATGTCAAATACACTGGAATAGAATGTGACTTTCTAATCGGCTTGGACAGAGAACAGACAGCCCCTTATACCAGcaaatttcagaacattttccatGCTAGAGAAAAATCCAGTGTCAAATATCCAACAAAAGCTGCCAAAGTCTTCTGGTGAGACCTTCCCAGGAGAGAGGGTGAAACCCAGGGCAAGCTGATGAGCCCTGACGTTGGCGTGGGAGGGATTATTGCTTACACTTATTATTTTCAGGAAGTTGTAAGCCCTGGCCTTTACAGGAAGACGTGGAAAGTCAGCTCTGGGTCAAACCCTCTCGCCTTAGTCCCCCTCACGGCAGCCTACTCAGCGCCAACCGCTGCCCCTCGACCGTTAACGCCCGAACAGCGGCTCGTTGCAGGGAGCGGGGCGGTGCCTCACTCATCCCGGAGCGCCTACTGGCCAGCTCCGCTGTCAGTCAGCGGCGGGAGCCTATAAaagcggcggggccgcggggggggggccgcTCCCCGGCGCCGTGCGGCCGCGGGGTTGGGGGCGCGCGCAAGATGGTGGACGTGTTCGCGGGGCGGCTGCTGGTCGGCAGGGACGGGCGCAGCGTGGACCCCGAGGAGGCGCTGCAGAACAAGGTGGTGGGCTTGTACTTCTCGGCCGGCTGGTGCGCGCCCTGCCGCGACTTCACCCCCGTGCTCTGCGACTTCTACACCGAGCTGCTGGAAGAGAGCCAGCCGCCCGCGCCCTTCGAGGTGGTCTTCGTCTCCTCCGACCACAGCGCCGAGGAGATGGCGGGCTACATGCGCGCCACGCACGGCGACTGGCTGGCGCTGCCCTTTCACGACCCCTACAGGCAGTGAGTACCGCGGCGCCGCCCGCCTCGGGCGTGGGGTAGGTAACGGGCACCGGCTGGAGGGCCGGCGGTGGGCAGCTGGGAAAGCCACCCggcttaaaaaaaaggcaaactcgTAGCTGGTGCGCTGTGGAGAGGTCGTGGGAGGTGCAGGTGCGAAGGGGCCGGAGCAACAGGGTGCAGGGCAACGCCAAGAATTGCTACGGTCGTAAAAGTCAAGGGTACGGATACACTTCGACTCCTGTCAGAAATACGATTTCGTTCCTCTCAGGAAGTGTTTATTGACTGTGACACACTGTGGGGACACACATAAGGTATCTGGGGGCACTGAAATGCCTATAATTGGAGGCTGAAAATATACATGTTTTTAGCTTTGGGCTATATAAAGCAGTAGCTTTTGTGTAACCATAGTTTTATGTTCATAAGAATGTATTGAGTAATAGAAGTAAAAGGTACAAGTGGTCCATATCTTGTCATGTAAGAACAGCAACGTGTTCTTCAGTGAAATCAGGAAATAGAGAGTTCAATACTGCTGAAGGATGCTTCCCCTTTAAACAGTGTATGAGTAGACTGTGGAAGTCATTGTTACAGCTGTCATCAAAGTCCAGGTGTTAGGGTCACTTCTAAAAACGGACTAGGTTgttaaagtataaaaaaaaaaaaatagaagacatAGTCAAAGTTGATGAAGAACACAATTCAAGTGCTTCCAGTATCTTAAGAGTTCATTGAACACCAGACCCATACCTGTGTGCTACCCAGGACAGAGCTATCATATTCCCTAGCTGCTCAGTCAGATTGGTGTGGGCTTACTAACACTGTTTGGTCAGTGCACTTTGAGAACCTCAAGTGCAAACAGCCTGAAGCCAGGAATTATTTCATCCTTCCTTGGCTTGTTCCTGGATGTCAGCAGCCAGTTACTGCTAGGTTGTTTTTAATGACAATTTCCAATGACTCaaaaacagactttaaaaaaaagagcttttttcaTAGTTCTTCAAATGCTCCCCAGGCAGTATTTGTATTTAGCAACTGCTAATACTAATAGAATTCAGGAAAGCTTCCTGAAGGCAATGTAGTGTTGCATGCAGTGAGCTGTTTGGCATAGGCCACGGGAATGCGATTACAGCTTCAGACTCTGTGGATTAGGGTTTTGTTCCGGACTCTGCTGTGACTTGCCCAAGTCACGTGGAACGCAGGTATGGCAGTAGCCTAATCAGCTTTTCTGTGGAAATCCATAACGACCTCCAAACTCATCTACAGAAACGTTGCTTGTGCTGTTGGGGCAGCCGCATGACCAACGCGTTTGAAGTGGCTCATGGAAGAACAAAGTATAGAAGGATATGAGAAAGCAATGATTTTGAAGtgatttattgcattttactATGAGGATCTACGTGGAGGTGCTTAACAAGTTTAGTCTGAATTAGTTGGCAGTCTGGCTTCAGAGTAGAACCATTAGGCAAGATGGATGAGTATTTGTTAAACTTCAATTCTGACTAAATGCTTTGGTTCTAAAGACAATTCTAAACTTAGTAACAATTTGATATTTTAACACTTTGTATATTAGTTAAAATAGTTTAGCTGGTGACTTCAGTGTTTAAGATACACATCTGTAGCATAGACTGAGGTCCTTTGTAGGACCTCAATTTGGTTAAAACACGTTTCATACCTGGAGGAATGGAGTTTATGGGGGATGAATTTTGTCCTACTTAGAAATAGCCTGTGAGGTGGTGTACTAAGTATATGTACatgcagagaagcaaaaaagtGAATTCAGAGCAGGATCTCGGGGCTCTCCTGTGCTGTCAGTTCTGACGGTTTCCCTGATGTGGGGCTGCAACTTTGCTGCTGCATATCATCTGTGCCATGACTAACAGGAAATACTGCTCTTGGTGCCTTGACGGCTTGCAGCTTTAATGTTgattgtgctgctgcaggaacaggCTTTTGATTCTTGCAGAACTGGGGACAAAGACGATCTAGAAAGAAATGAGCAATAGAAGGAGAATGGAAACAGTAGAGAGcgagaggaaaaggagggagcATTATACGTTAAAAACTAATGTTAGTAAATGAGGACTGCTGTTTCCATGATGGTATGTCAGGAGACTGCTGAGTTTATACTGAGCCCTGCTATGAAATCAGTCATCCTCTGTGTAGATAGGTGTTTGTGGCATGCCAGTAGATCTGCAGGCTGCCAGGTAGACTGGTATTTAACTGGGTACATGGGTGCTGTATACCTCAGTGACTACTAGAATCCTGAAagattccaggaaaaaaaaagaaagtatactTACATTTTATGTTAAGAAGCTTTAGATGAGAGGCAGCTGTGGGGGTATCTGAGGATGGTGAAACTATTTGTGAGGAGTTGAGCTGTAGCCTGTTCCTGATCTATCTATTCAGACTGTTATCCCAAATCTCATCAGACACTAAAACTGAATCACATCCTTACAATGTGCATGCTTGTTAGTCACTTAACGGTGACGTCATGCTTAATGCAGAAAGTTCGCTGCTAAGAGAACACACATAGCTGTGGGTTACAGTGTATACTGTAGAAGTGGTTTAGCAAGATGTCTACTGCTTTTGAGCAAAATCAGTTCCAGGTGAAAGCAGTTAAAATTCAAATGTTGCCAAAATGTCGTATTACCCTAGTGTATGAACATACTATTAATATTCCCAGTCTAATAGTAACTTTGGCCCATGTTGTCTGTCTTTCAGAAACTCTCATGATCTTAACATCTGAAGCATCtgaaaaactatgaaaaaacATCTTAAGATCTTAAACAGTCACATAAAATAATTCCACCTATGTTGTGTTACCCCTGGTATCAGCAAAGCACCACGTGGCAGTATGTTCAGTCTCACTCCTTGTCACTCGGCCCAGCGTGCTGGGAGAAGGAATGGGAGTAGAGGATACTTGTGGTTTGGGATAAAGAGAATTTAAGATGAAGCACATCTGCATACACAAGCAAAGGAATTTGTAATAAGGAATTCATTTAGTACTCCCTGTGGTGGATGTTGATCCATGTCCAGAGAAGCAGGGCTCCATCACACGCAACGTTTACCCAGCAAGAGGACAAATGTTGTAAATCTGAATGTCCTTCCTTTTTcccagctgttattgctgagtATGATGCCACAAGGTACAGGACATCCATCCGGTCATTTGGGGTCAGCTGTGTCCTTTTCCAGACTCTTGCCCACCCTCAGCCTCCTAAatggcagggcagtgtgagaaacaCAAGACCTTGACTGCGTGAGTACTGTCCAGCAGTAAGCACTTCTCATAAAAAAGAGGCCTAACAGTTGCAATGGCTTCCAGTTTGCATGGATAATCTTCATGTCCtcatttcttgtatttcatatGCAGATATAAGTTGCTCTCTAGCGTGGCCAGGGCCATTTTCAAGGATTTGACTGAAAGATTCTCTGTGACTAAGCAAAAGTTGCTCATTCAGTCTTCCTTAGctatcttttttgtt
The genomic region above belongs to Oxyura jamaicensis isolate SHBP4307 breed ruddy duck chromosome Z, BPBGC_Ojam_1.0, whole genome shotgun sequence and contains:
- the NXNL2 gene encoding nucleoredoxin-like protein 2, yielding MVDVFAGRLLVGRDGRSVDPEEALQNKVVGLYFSAGWCAPCRDFTPVLCDFYTELLEESQPPAPFEVVFVSSDHSAEEMAGYMRATHGDWLALPFHDPYRHDLKKKYNITAIPKLVIVKQTGEVITDKGRKQIRDKGLSCFRNWLEGADIFQNFSS